AATATCTCACATGAACTTAGGACACCGATAAATGTACTTCTTAGCGCATTGCAATTACTAAATTTGGATGAAATAAATCACCCTAACGTTGAAAATGAAATGAAAGTAAAAAAATATTATAAAATAATGAAGCAAAATAGTTATAGATTGTTAAGGTTAGTAAACAATTTAATCGATATTACCAAAATTGATGCAGGATATTTCAATCTTAGATTAAAAAACGAAAATATTGTAGCTATTATTGAAGACATAACGCTGTCCGTAACCGCTTACGCTGAACATAAAGGGTTGGAGCTTGTTTTTGATACTGACATTGAAGATAAAACAATGGTTTGTGATGCAGATAAAATCGAAAGAATAATATTAAATGTTCTTTCCAATGCAATAAAATTCACTCCCATAGGAGGAAATATATTTGTGAGCATTGTAGAGAAAGATTGGGGTATATCGGTATCTGTAAAGGACACAGGTGTTGGAATTCCCACTGATATGAAATCGTCTATTTTCGAAAGGTTTGTACAGGTAGATAAATCTCTTTCAAGAGATAGAGAGGGGAGTGGCATCGGTCTTTCGCTTGTAAAATCTCTTGTTGAAATGCATGGAGGAACAATTAGGGTTGAGAGCCAATATTGTAGTGGCAGTGAATTTATAATAGATCTTCCTGAGACAGGTTTACCAGAGAATAAAACGATTATTTCAGATTCAAATATAGCTAGAGTAAGCGATCTAGAGAGGCTGCAGATAGAGTTTTCAGACATATACGATTGAAACTGTTACCTATAATAGTTATAGAGACTAATTTTATAAAGAGGTCATTATGAATAGAAAATAAAGAAGCCTTTCAGCTTCTTATTCTTTATGAATTTTTAATGCATCAAAAGAATTGTCTTTTTCAAATATGAATGTAGCCCCATATCCGCCACGACCTATTACGTTCTCATTGCCTTCCTTAAGTACAATGTTATTATCTTCATCGGTGTATCCTAATTCAAAATCATCTAATAAAATTATTAATTTTTGTTTATCTGTCATTTTTTTCACCCCTCACCGCTATAATATATGTTTTATTATACCTTATAGATATTTAGTGTTCAATCAATTTCCAAAATCTAGCATTGATATTATTAGCGAGGCCTCATGTTTAAGTTTAATTTACGCTTGTTCGACAAGTGATTTTAAATTTTTTTCTGTTATAAGCAAGTCATTTTGTGTACTATTAAATTTTTCTTTCAGTGAATCCATTACGTTCTCTACGTTAGCTCTAACACTCTGTACGCCATCTAACGACTCATGAATTCCTGATTGTACAACCCAATCAGATATAAGACCATCGAAAAAATAATCTGCAAATGTTTCAAAAGACCCTATATTTATATCTATATTCATTGTTAATCTTACATCAGATAATTCATTTTGGAATCTTACTAATGCTCCTTTTACACTATGGGCATATTCCTTAGCTTGATCAATATGCGAGTGCTTAGCTGCCGTGGCTAGTAGCCCGCCGCCTAGTATGTCCCATGTTCCCCAACCTTTCGCACTTTCAAGAGAATCTATTACACGTCCCAGTTCAATTTGTACAGCATCACCCGCCTCAATTGCTTCCTTCAGTTCTTTATTCTGTGTTTTAAGATCAGAGAGGTTGTCTATAAGTTGAAGTAGCTTTTGAGATTTATCATCATTTAATTGCATTATAAGCTCTTCTTTGTGCTTTAATACAGTCTCATATTCACCTTCTACCCCAACTAATTCTTTTAATGATGCTTTATATAACGCAAGTTCTCTCTCTAATTCTAAAACTGATTTACAACAATCATCATATTTCAGCATTGCAGAAAGCATCTCTCGCTTCTCCTTTTCAAGTTGTTCATGTTTACTACCTAGTATTGAATAAAATAAACTTGTAATACCTTTTGATTCAAGTCTTTTTACATCATTATCCTCATCTTTAAGAATTTTTTTGAGCTGTACCTTCCTATCTGTTTCCTTTTGCAACTCCTCACTGGTCAGATTAACTGAATTTTTAAGTTTTCTTTTTTTAAGCAATTTTTCTTTTACATTTATAAGTTCCCTATTAAGCTCTTCAAACATAATAACTTCTCCTTTCATTATAATTTTTTATAAATAATAGACTATATACCTTTTCGCTTTGATGTTTTAGGCTTTACATGTCCCACAATGGCTTCTGTTTAATTCCATAAAATACATAGATTTATGTATGAGATATTATACCAAATCGTCTATAATAATTCAACTTCGAAAAAGCTGTATAGTTATCTCAGTTTAGTTTGGTACTCAATATAGAAGTTGACGCTTGGGCTATTGATATTTTAAGTGTTGAAAGACCTAATGGTTATCGTACATTTCTTTTTATAATTAAAATGGAGGTAATCCCATATGTTGGACCACATCTTAGTGTAGGAGTTGACCGTATTACAATTACTGTGGATGGAATTGGTGAAGGCTTACTTGAGCTTGATACTCCATTGAAAAATGAAAACTGTGATTATTCCAATTTAGTATGTTTAACCGATATAACAGTAATAATTAACATAACTAAAGATATGAGTGCAATTATGATAGACTGATATAGAATACTCCTAATAAAAAACCCAAGTCCATACCATTGACCACTAAAGAAAAGCACAAAAATACCTGCCCCAAAAGCCAAATTCCCTGTAATAGAATGATATGCCAGTGCTATAGCGGTGATTAGTGTAATAATCCAAAACACAGAAGAATACAATTCCATTATTCTTATTTATTATTCCAATTATTAAAACGAGAATCCAAATGACTATATATGAAAATGTGACAATCGCATTTTTCATTGTTGCTAAACTCCCCATTTTGAACTCAGAAAAATTCAAAATTATACATATAATAAATGTTATAATAGATAAAATAACGGTTGTACTAGATAAAATAGTTATTAAACTTCTCTTGACTTCCATTTTATAACCTCCCTTATTTTTATGTTTATAAAATTCAATTAAATAATTTATTAATATTATTCGGTAAGCTCCTTAAGCCTTTTATTTATATATTCAAGTTCAAAAGAAAAGCATATTCTTCTATGATTGTTAGCCAAAATTCTGTAATGCTTTGATAGCATATTTTGTTGAACTGTGAAACCATTTTTAATTTCTATATCTTTCCACCATATTCTCCCACCAAGTGTTGGAATATATTTTTTATCGTTATTGGGAAATGATAATGAATGAATAATGTCTTCAACATCTCCTCCAAAAGTTAATTCCAATATCTCGCTATCTCTAAAAATAACGCATACTGCAATCGCAACGGCCCACCCCAAACTACTTCTTTCTTTTTCCGCTTGCACTAGTGTTTTTTTAGAAATTCCGAGTATTTCTGCCATTTTATCTTGTGTATATCCTTTTTCGGTTCTTATAAGCTTTACTTTCTCATCCACTTTTTTTATAAATTCAATCCTTGTCATAGATGCATCACCTTTCAATTAGTTTTTAATATTTACTGTATTTTATATGTCCAGTATGAATATACCCTTAAAGTGTAATTATACACTTTAAGGGTATATGTGCAACTTTTTTTAAAATATACTAAATTAAATGATACATAAGCAAACAAAGATTTAATTATGTCTTCTCTTAAGCTTTTTTAATATAATCTCACTAAATCAGATTATATGGTACCGCCAACATATATAATAAAATAAGCCACAAGATAGAATTAGGTATCCATCACGTGGCCTTTCTTATTTTGATAGCGATTTTCGATTCGGTAATGTTTAAAATACATTCCTAGATAATAAACTTTGTAGTTATTATTTTTAGTAGTTGCTGAACAATAAATGAAAGATACGACCTAACTCAAGAATCTAAAATTATACTATAGCAACCCTCCTACAAATTGGAATTTGTGAATTATATTTTATTTTTGTTCAGTAATTTCTATTTTGTCAAATCATAACTCAAATTAATTAAATTGTAGATTTCCTCTTTAGGAAAAGAGCTATCCAAAACAATTGTAATCCAGTGTTCTTTATTCATATGGTATGCAGGTAAAATCCCTTGTTGACCTCTTAATAAACTGTTTATTGCTGGGTCACACTTTAAGTCTAATATCTCAGCACTTCCTGTTCCGGTTAAACCTAATTTAATTCTTGGTACACTCATAATTAGTCCGTACCATTTGCCGCCACCATCATGTCTAAGTACCGCATAATCTGGATACTTAAACCAAGGATAGTCTGGTTCTGTATTAAATTTTTCCTTTACATAAGCAAAAATTTCTTCTCTTTCTATCATAAAAATGCCTCCCGAAATTACTATTTATTGAGTTGTTTATATTGTTCATATGTCGCATTGACATTTCTTAACGCAACAAAAGCAATGAAGTCATTTATTTTCATTTATCTCTAAAGTATTTTTATCGAATCCTTTTATAATGCTAATCTTTACACCTAATTTTATCTTTCAAAATTGAGTAATATAGCCTGTCTACATATTGTCCATCCATATAAAAGAAATCTCGTAATGTTCCTTCATAAACAAATCCACATTTTTCAATGACATTCCGAGAAGGAATATTTATGGATTTATGACATATCTGCACCTTATGCAAATTTATTTTATCAAATCCATATTGAATAACAGATTTTGTAGCTTCAGTTGCAAAACCTTTTCTTTGAAAACAACTTCCAATGCAGTATTCAATTTCTGCAAAATGATTATTGCTATCTACTAAGAAATATGCAATCTGCCCTATACATTCTCCTGTTTCCTTAAGTACAATAGCCCATCTATAACAGTCATTTTTCTCATAAGCACTTATATATTTATTAAGCAGTTCTTTAACCTCCTGCATCGTTGTATAAACTGGTTCAGAATACATTAATTGAATTTCAGGGTCACTAACCCAATGCTTTAACATATTTTTATCATCTGTATATTCAAACTTTCTTAAAAGTAACCTTTCTGTCTTAATTTGCATAGTACCAATGTGCGTTAACATAATTCCACTCCTCATTCATGCAGATTATATAAATGATTTTTGCTTTACTTTTATTTAGCATCATAATGCAATTTATGGTGGTTGGTGCTATAAAGGATATTATCAATCTACTATTTTTTATGCTTAAATAATTAACCCAATCATTTTCAAAGGTTTATCTGTACTATCATAACGATTTTCAGACTATTTATCTAAAGCAAATTCAACCGCAGAGATAGCATGTATTGTTGTTGTATCAAAAACTGGTATATTAACATCTTCTTGCTTTATCAATAACGGTATTTCTGTACACCCTAGAACTACTCCCTCAGCACCTCTTAATGCTAAATTATTTATAATATTTATATATTTTTTCTTTGAGACCTCATTTATTATGCCCTTACATAATTCATTATAAATAATTTCATGAACGATTTCTCTCTCATTTTCATCTGGAATAACCACATCAATATTACATTTTTCCTTTAACACCTGTTTATAAAAATCTTGTTCCATAGTAAATTTAGTTCCAAGTAATCCAACCTTTTTCATTCCCTTTTCAATTATTTTTTCACCTGTTACTTCGGCTATATGCAAAACTTTTATTCCTACCTTGTTCTCTATATCACTTGCCATTTTATGCATTGTATTAGTACATATTATAATAAAATCAGCACCGCCATTTTTAAGCTTTTCAGCAGCATTGACCATAATATTAGTTAATTCATCCCACTTATTTTCATGTTGTAATACTTCTATTTCTTCGAAATCTACTGAATACATTAAGCATTGTGCCGAATGAAGTCCTCCTAATTTTAATTTGATAGTTTCATTTATAATTCTGTAATATTCAAGTGATGATTCCCAACTCATTCCACCTATTAAACCAATTGTTTTCAAATTAATTCTCCCCTTTACATTTTCAAATCATTACTATACGATTTTTTATAAGTTTGTCTTAAAATAAATATATTCATTGTTTGAAGTCCATCTTAAAAAATTCTTTGCCATCTGGAAGCAAATATTTTTTATGCTTAATGCAATTAAATTTAATGACAAAGAATAAATGTACTTTGCCATTTTTCGTATATTCGCTTGGAACAGTGCTCTCAAAATCTGCTGTAAAGGTTCTATATATATCACCCGATTTTTGCTCAGACCATACTTTTTCCATGTAGACTTTTATTTATGTACCACCTTTTTATATTGACATACTTTCACATGAAATATAACATTTACAATATGACATTCAATGTAACGTTGTGTTACATTCAAAACATTAATATATAATTTGTATTCTGAATGTTTACAACGAAATATAAGAAAATTAGTCTTAGTCCAATAGAAATTTTATCCTGGGATCATCTTTGACAAAATCAAGGGTTTTATCTATTTTAAATGCCCCTTTTACTGTTCTTTCATATTTATCTTTGTCCCAACTGTTGGTGACATTAAATTTTATATGCTTATATAGTTTTGACTTCATAAAACCATCTATGCTACTTGCTTCATTTACCATATTTATAATCATTTCAATAGCTTTTTCTTTATCTTGTTTTTCTTTTGCATACCATAAATCTAATGAATATTTATGGTATGCTCCTAAATCAAATACATCAGCAACCTTTTTAGCACGTTCTATGTATTCTTCTGCTTCACTAAATTTCTTTTCTTTGTATAACAGCAGCATTATACAAACTAAAGTAGCAAATGTTTCATGAGCATTTTTCCTTAATATGCCTTCATAGGCGCCATAAGCCTCATCAATTTTTTCGCTACTTTCAAATAATAATGCCTGTTGAAATTTTTTATCCACCTCTATTTCCGGAATTTTATCTAATAATTCTTGAGCTTTTTTATACTCTTTTTTAGCCCTATACATTGCTGATAATTCTAATTTTGCCATAGAAGCTGTCTTTTCTTTACTACTTGTTGCTACAAGTTCAAGCCAAACAATGATTTTTCTTTCATATTTATCTTTTTCCTCAATTTGAGGCCCTAATAAATATATTCTTAATACTACTGATATCCAATATATCAACTCATCACAATTGGGATATTTTTTAATTAAATCATTAGCCTTTTCAAAAGCCTTTTGAATTCCCTCTTTTGATGCCATTTCACCTACCTCTTTTGTAAGCTTTTTTACTTCTACATCTGTTAATTCCT
This window of the Clostridium estertheticum genome carries:
- a CDS encoding helix-turn-helix transcriptional regulator → MTRIEFIKKVDEKVKLIRTEKGYTQDKMAEILGISKKTLVQAEKERSSLGWAVAIAVCVIFRDSEILELTFGGDVEDIIHSLSFPNNDKKYIPTLGGRIWWKDIEIKNGFTVQQNMLSKHYRILANNHRRICFSFELEYINKRLKELTE
- a CDS encoding aspartate/glutamate racemase family protein, with the translated sequence MKTIGLIGGMSWESSLEYYRIINETIKLKLGGLHSAQCLMYSVDFEEIEVLQHENKWDELTNIMVNAAEKLKNGGADFIIICTNTMHKMASDIENKVGIKVLHIAEVTGEKIIEKGMKKVGLLGTKFTMEQDFYKQVLKEKCNIDVVIPDENEREIVHEIIYNELCKGIINEVSKKKYINIINNLALRGAEGVVLGCTEIPLLIKQEDVNIPVFDTTTIHAISAVEFALDK
- a CDS encoding DUF3888 domain-containing protein yields the protein MVLNIEVDAWAIDILSVERPNGYRTFLFIIKMEVIPYVGPHLSVGVDRITITVDGIGEGLLELDTPLKNENCDYSNLVCLTDITVIINITKDMSAIMID
- a CDS encoding GNAT family N-acetyltransferase, with protein sequence MLTHIGTMQIKTERLLLRKFEYTDDKNMLKHWVSDPEIQLMYSEPVYTTMQEVKELLNKYISAYEKNDCYRWAIVLKETGECIGQIAYFLVDSNNHFAEIEYCIGSCFQRKGFATEATKSVIQYGFDKINLHKVQICHKSINIPSRNVIEKCGFVYEGTLRDFFYMDGQYVDRLYYSILKDKIRCKD
- a CDS encoding helix-turn-helix domain-containing protein, giving the protein MRISEVIRRYRKKENLTQEQVANYLNISAPAVNKWESGISCPDISLLAPLARVLKTDVNTLLAFNEELTDVEVKKLTKEVGEMASKEGIQKAFEKANDLIKKYPNCDELIYWISVVLRIYLLGPQIEEKDKYERKIIVWLELVATSSKEKTASMAKLELSAMYRAKKEYKKAQELLDKIPEIEVDKKFQQALLFESSEKIDEAYGAYEGILRKNAHETFATLVCIMLLLYKEKKFSEAEEYIERAKKVADVFDLGAYHKYSLDLWYAKEKQDKEKAIEMIINMVNEASSIDGFMKSKLYKHIKFNVTNSWDKDKYERTVKGAFKIDKTLDFVKDDPRIKFLLD
- a CDS encoding MmcQ/YjbR family DNA-binding protein, coding for MIEREEIFAYVKEKFNTEPDYPWFKYPDYAVLRHDGGGKWYGLIMSVPRIKLGLTGTGSAEILDLKCDPAINSLLRGQQGILPAYHMNKEHWITIVLDSSFPKEEIYNLINLSYDLTK